In Alligator mississippiensis isolate rAllMis1 chromosome 9, rAllMis1, whole genome shotgun sequence, the genomic stretch GATGATATCAAAAAGTCATACAGGTAAGATTTAAAACTCTGATACCTGATGTTTCACACAGTATTTTTGCTATGTCTTTTTTGATCCATTCAGTGTCATGAAGTCTAAAGTTAGATTTTTCTAGACTCTTTACAAGCAAAACTTTTTGCATTGAAGACAGCTGGTTTGAGAATTTAATTCTTGCCGTGTCTAGTACCTAAATGTGACCAAATGTTCAGGGTAATGTGGTTGGATTTAAACTCTTAGTTTAAGGTATTCTGCAGTAGTTTGCCAACTCAAAAAAAACCATACTGGTATAATGACCCTTCCCGGCACCTCACGTCTAGTTCCTAGAGCCTAGAATATGCTGATAAAAGACACATCGTGGTGCACCTTAACAAATTCAGTATTTGGAAATCAGTTTAAATTTCCCTCTGAGatgctgttttttaaaatacagatttgACTTTTAGAAAATCAAATTTACTTGCAACTGCTTTGCATTGTCCAACTTTAAGTATTTTTGGGGAAAACCACAATACCGTTGGTATGTATAATTTCTACTCTACAATAGCAGTTCAGTCTATTTCTGACAAATGGCAGTGGATGTAACATTACACTAGGGGTCAGTAGTAGTCTTTACTTGAGGATATTTCTGTAACAAGGtagtttttccctttcttttttcttttcaaaaggacAGAGTGATTGAGTTTTAATGCAGGTCATCTTTATAGTCCTGATCATGTTGACATGAGAATAAAACCTGTACAAAAGATTAGATAAAATCTAGTTTCGTTTAAAAGTTTTTGGCAGTGAGTTATCAGCATAACACGTGAATGCAGCTTTGCTATTTTTCTCCATAAGGTAAATGTACTTTCTTAGAGCATTCCCCTAATTAAAATCTGGGGCTGACTTTCTGTTTTGGTTTCACTACCATTCACAAGGCCTGGAACTTGTTGTGCTCTTTGATACACATTGCCTGCATTGGCTGCTTCCTGCAGACAGAGTGAAACCCTTCTTCCCCCATCCCTCTGGCACCTCTCAACCTaagcagcacctgcagcatgtGCCCTGCTTGGCCTCCCCAAGTTATGCTACCATAAATCGCTGGAACAGATGAGCTAATAGGAAAGCTTCCACTATTTTTGAACAGGGATCTTGAGAGTCAACTCCAGCAGTGTGGAAACAGGTCCTTGAGCTAGGCTTGCTAGTGGGAATGGCCTTTTGTTATTATTTAAGTGAATGTCAACAAGGAAATGGAAAAGTAGAGATAAGGGAAGCCCCAGCTGCATAAAATCTCTTATCTGAGACTGAAGGGTCTGTCTCATTGAATAGACGGGGGGTGTCGGATgtcctgcgggctggatcctGCTGACAgaaccattctatctggcttgctGGACTATGGGTTGGGCCACTGGAAATTtggggtgtgtggctgggggggtTGGGACTGGTCTGCCACAGAATCCAGTGGACACGGTGattggcagcaggagggtgagcGAGGGCCAACACAGCCCCAGTTGCCCTCCATCCATGTCACCTATTTCAACAGACATGGCCCTACTTCCTTGGCTGTCAGCCTCGCTGCTGCATGCCCTGTACTGGAGCTAGAGCTGTCAGTGCAGCGCAAGATGTGCTGGTTGTGGCAGCTTTGACTCCAACATGGGGCATTTGGCACAAGCTGCTCCACATGTCTTGGGTCAGAGCCAGAGTTgttgccatcactgctgctgcatgccctgggctggatcctgcccttAAGGAGCCCCGTGGTCCAGATCCACCTTGGTGAGCTTGATACCCCTTTAACCAACAGACAGGCCATCTACCTACAGTACTGAGATGAACTAGATCAAAAAAGCTCATCCCAGAATATAAGGTAGTGcctttctttcttccctcctGCTTCACAGGAAACTTGCACTGAAATATCATCCTGATAAGAACCCAGATAATCCAGAGGCTGCAGAAAAATTTAAAGAGATCAACAATGCTCATGCAATATTGACTGATGCCACAAAACGAAACATATATGACAAGTACGGCTCCTTGGGTCTGTATGTAGCGGAGCAGTTTGGAGAGGAGAATGTGAACACATACTTCGTCCTGTCCAGCTGGTGGGCAAAGGTAAGTGAACTAAAGCTCTGATTCTGCTGCACCTAGTCATTTTTGATGTGACGGCAGCGGAGCTGAATATCATCAGTGTACTAAATGGCACAGCACCTCGTGCCTTCTTACAAACTCTCCTACGTGGCCGTGTACGTGCAGTGAATGCGAGTTTGTAAAAGCTTTGTGGAGGGTATGTGGGAACAGGATGTGCCAGAACTCATAACTCTTTACTGGAGTTATGTTTATACTGCTGCACTCTGTTGTTTTCCCGGGATGCAAACGTGGGATTTTACCACCTTTGAGGCTGGAGAGTTTAGAAGAAAGTGAGTAATCCAAACTCTGTAAATCACTTGTGCTTTGGGGGAAGGATGATTTTTAAATTGTACGTAAATATGTCATGAGTAACTTGAATTACTTAGGAGTTGTGCTGCTGTCTAAAGTATGACACCATAATTACCTGAGCTCATGCTGACATTATTTACCTTCATTTTATGACTGATTCAGACTCTTCCCCAGTCCCGATGATTCAGCCGTAGGCATATATGCCTTGTTAGTTGGCAGCACCTCTTCCATCTCCTTATTTCTTTGGAGGACGAAAATAGTTATTACTGTGATATATCAGCTAATTGTCTAACtaaaaccccccccacaaaaaacaacttCCAGCATAGCTATGAAAAAATCATTCCATTTTGCTGCTGGTAGGTGCTGGTATGAACAGCACAGGCCTTGGGTGAGAGTGAGCAAAGTCTATAATCCACAATATAACTGAAACTCAGATATACCTGGTCTGGGATCCTTAGTAGGTACTTGGTGGCTGGAGCCCTGGTGCCATAGCCAGACCACTGCCTGTAACAGAGCTAGGTAAAGTGACCCCAGGGTTGTCTTCATGAGCAGCAGTCACACCGTCTGGATTGCAGTATAGATGCTCCTTCAACTCTTCCTTTTTTGAAGGATGCAGCTCAAATGGTAGGTTGCAGTACCCCAAGTTTTCAGCAGTTTTATTAGGAGGAAATTAGCAACTCTAAGCAAGATGTTCCTAACTTTAAGTTGTTTTGTTCCTTCCCTTTGTGTCCTGGCCACAGGCTTTCTCCCAAAAGATCTGTTTAAGTAGGTGGGCCTCTAGAGAATACTGTTTTTctggctactttttttttttttttcatgctagtGTTCACACTGGGAACAGATGTTAAAGGCTGCTGTCTTAGTAGGGAAATAATGCATTGCATATTCATATTTCTTATTAATTTTGTTTCAGTGATGCTCTCTATGTCCAAAGCAGCCTGCCATCTATTTAATGACTAACCTGTTTTAAACAGCTGTCTTCTGTGGTAATGGGAGGTCTGGGTTAGGTGATGGGAATCATCCCGTTTAACAAAAAGATGCAATTTATATGCGTGtatctctcccttccttccctacaGGCACTGTTCGTGTTCTGTGGGCTCATCACAGGCTGTTACTGCTGTTGCTGTCTGTGTTGCTGCTGTAACTGTTGCTGTGGGAAGTGTAAACCTAAACCTCCTGAAGGCGAAGAACAGGATTTTTATGTCTCCCCAGAAGATTTGGAGGCACAATTACAGTCAGACGAAAGGGGTAGGT encodes the following:
- the DNAJC5 gene encoding dnaJ homolog subfamily C member 5, with the protein product MADQRQRSLSTSGESLYHVLGLDKNATSDDIKKSYRKLALKYHPDKNPDNPEAAEKFKEINNAHAILTDATKRNIYDKYGSLGLYVAEQFGEENVNTYFVLSSWWAKALFVFCGLITGCYCCCCLCCCCNCCCGKCKPKPPEGEEQDFYVSPEDLEAQLQSDEREASETPIVIQPASATETTQLTADSHPSYRTDGFN